The proteins below are encoded in one region of Gopherus flavomarginatus isolate rGopFla2 chromosome 12, rGopFla2.mat.asm, whole genome shotgun sequence:
- the SLC44A4 gene encoding choline transporter-like protein 4 produces the protein MGRQDKGEQRDPAPYGEQCKHDPSFRGPIRQRSCTDIICCVLFMVFLAGYMVVGILAWLYGDPRQMIYPRNSTGAYCGIGGNAGKPYVMYFDLLQCVTSLNILAAAMNGLQCPTTQVCVTSCPDTFWVVPPAGYLPEAKPAAVLNQAWCNPSLNLSDTSLTVSEILNRELCPRYTIASTPTFSRCFPDFSTTVLSNFTLPGRTPNETKELISSGAQQIVKSLNAKDIGMKIFEDFASSWYWILIGLLIAMVLSLLFLLLLRLVAGVLVWVLILGVLAVTAYGIYHCWREYSTLRTAGATISNVGFTTNLSVYSNVQETWLAALIILAVVEGVLLLLLIFLRKRILIAIALIQESSRAISYMMSTLFYPLVTFLLLLICVAYWAMTALYLATSGTPLYRVTSSNSSDPRCSGISGNETCNPLTFNASRYQPCPAAGCTFYKYNAEGLYQRNLFNLQLYNALGLLWAANFALALGQCVLAGAFASYYWARDKPRDVPACAVGSAFLRTLRYHTGSLAFGALILTIVQLIRILLEYLDHKLKGAQNPFTRCLLCCLKCCFWCLEKFIKFLNRNAYIMIAIYGKNFCTSAKNAFKLLMRNIVRVVVLDKVTDLLLLFGKLLVVGGVGVLGFFFFSGQIQISDPQFRSPSLNYYWLPILTVVVGAYLIAQGFFSVYSMCVDTLFLCFLEDLERNDGSVEKPYYMSSSLMKILNKKNKKAGTK, from the exons GAGCTGCACCGACATCATCTGTTGCGTCCTCTTCATGGTCTTCCTGGCCGGCTACATGGTGGTGGGAATCCTGG CCTGGCTCTACGGGGACCCCCGGCAGATGATTTACCCCCGGAACTCGACCGGCGCCTACTGTGGGATCGGGGGCAACGC GGGCAAACCCTACGTGATGTATTTTGACCTGCTCCAGTGCGTCACCTCCCTCAACATCCTGGCAGCGGCGATGAACGGGCTGCAGTGTCCGACCACGCAG GTCTGCGTCACCTCCTGCCCCGACACCTTCTGGGTGGTGCCGCCTGCGGGGTATCTGCCTGAGGCGAAGCCGGCGGCTGTGCTGAACCAGGCCTGGTGTAACCCCAGCCTGAACCTGTCCGACACCAGCCTG ACGGTGTCGGAGATTCTGAACCGGGAGCTCTGCCCTCGATACACCATCGCATCCACGCCAA CCTTCAGTCGCTGCTTCCCCGATTTTAGCACAACCGTCCTGAGCAACTTCACCCTCCCGGGCCGGACGCCCAACGAGACCAAGGAGCTGATCTCGTCCGGAGCCCA GCAGATCGTGAAGTCTCTGAACGCCAAGGACATCGGGATGAAGATCTTCGAGGATTTTGCCAGCAGCTGGTACTGGATCCTCAT cggGCTGCTGATCGCCATGGTGCTGAgtctgctcttcctgctgctgctgcggctgGTGGCCGGGGTGCTGGTCTGGGTGCTGATCCTCGGGGTGCTGGCGGTCACGGCCTACG GGATCTACCACTGCTGGCGGGAGTACAGCACCTTGCGCACGGCTGGCGCCACCATCAGCAACGTTGGCTTCACCACCAACCTCAGCGTCTACTCCAACGTGCAGGAGACGTGGCTGGCGGCCC TGATAATCCTGGCTGTGGTGGAaggtgtcctcctcctcctcctcatcttcctccgcAAACGCATCCTCATCGCCATCGCGCTCATCCAGGAGTCCAGCCG AGCCATCAGCTACATGATGTCCACCCTGTTCTACCCCCTGGTCACTTTCCTCCTGCTGCTCATCTGTGTGGCCTATTGGGCCATGACGGCTCT CTATCTGGCCACGTCCGGGACTCCCTTGTATCGTGTCACTAGCAGCAATTCCAGTGACCCCAGGTGCTCCGGCATCTCGGGCAACGAGACCTGCAACCCCCTG ACATTCAACGCCTCCCGCTACCAGCCCTGCCCGGCCGCCGGCTGCACCTTCTACAAGTACAACGCCGAGGGGCTCTACCAGCGCAACCTCTTCAACCTGCAGCTCTACAAcgcgctggggctgctgtgggcgGCCAACTTCGCGCTGGCGCTGGGGCAGTGCGTGCTGGCCGGCGCCTTCGCCTCCTACTACTGGGCACGGGACAAGCCCCGCGACGTCCCCGCCTGCGCCGTGGGGAGCGCCTTCCTGCGCACGCTGCG GTACCACACGGGGTCGCTGGCTTTCGGGGCCCTGATCCTCACCATCGTCCAGCTGATCCGCATCCTCCTGGAATACCTGGACCACAAACTCAAAG GAGCGCAGAACCCCTTCACTCGCTGCCTGCTTtgctgcctgaaatgctgcttctggtGCCTGGAGAAATTCATCAAATTCCTCAACAGGAACGCCTACATCATG ATCGCGATCTACGGGAAGAATTTCTGCACCTCCGCCAAGAACGCCTTCAAACTGCTTATGCGCAACATCGTCAG GGTGGTGGTGCTGGACAAGGTGACTGACCTGCTGCTGCTCTTTGGGaagctgctggtggtggggggcGTCGGGGTCCTGGGGTTCTTCTTCTTCTCGGGCCAGATCCAGATCTCCGACCCCCAGTTCCGCTCGCCCTCCCTCAACTACTACTGGCTGCCCATCCTG ACGGTGGTGGTGGGCGCCTACCTGATCGCCCAGGGATTCTTCAGCGTCTACAGCATGTGTGTGGACACCCTCTTCCTCTGCTTCC TGGAGGACCTGGAGCGGAACGACGGCTCGGTGGAGAAGCCGTACTACATGTCGTCCTCCCTCATGAAGATCCTCAACAAGAAGAACAAGAAGGCGGGGACGAAATAG